CTTGGCCAACATGGAAAAGTTTGTAACAGTTTGGCAGTGCCAGGGCCAAAACCTGGCACCCTTTCCCTGTATAAGGGGAGCAGAGAGACAAGAGGGCCTCACAGCTGCTCTCTGTGCTGCAGACTGCATCATGGGCTTTGTGAGCCGAAGCCAGGAGCGCCGGCTGCTGAAGAAGACCATCTCTGGCACCTTTCTGCTGCGCTTCAGTGAAACATCGGAAGGGGGCATTACCTGCTCCTGGGTGGAGCACCAAGATGATGGTCAGCTGCTCTGCCCTGCCATTCCCACAGCCTCTCCCTTCggcccctctgccttcccttggCTTCCCTGGCTCTGTCCTGAATCCCTTGGCAGGCTTGGGGTTGGGGAGCCTCTTCCCTCAAGCCTGCTTGTTCCTATATCCACTCTCCAGATAAGGTGCTCATATACTCTGTGCAGCCCTTCACCAAGGAGGTGCTGCAGTCACTCCCGCTGACCAAAATCATCAGCCACTACCAGCTGCTCACCGAGGAGAACATACCTGAGAACCCACTACGCTTCCTCTACCCCAGAATCCCCCGGGATGAGGCTTTTGGCTGCTACCAACAGGAGAAAGGTGAGGATCATTGATATGCGTCACTGGTAGATTACAGAGATTCACAGGCATCCACAAATCCAACTCCATCCTTCCAACATGGAAAAACTGATTTCCAGAGAAATTAAAGGATTTGTCCATGGGACACTGCTAGTTAGCTGGGAGACATGACTGTCAGGACTGTCTGCACTAGGGGACCCTGGGGCTATGTGCCCAATCCACtgacctccccctcctcctgtgtCTGTTCCCTACAGTTAATCTCCAGGAACGGAATAAATACCTGAAGCATAAGCTCATTGTGGTCTCTAACAGGTGAGCTATGAACTCTTCACCCATCCTCCCTAACCCTCTTTGGCTCATATAGTGACCCAAACCTGCCCAGTTCCTGtctctccagccttctctcctaCTGACCCATACTCTCCAACCCTCTAGGTTTTTTCCTGGTCTTTTAGTCTCTCTCCTCTCTATGTTCCTGCTGCCATCCTTAGGTTGTCTCTACAAGGGTTCCCTGACAATAATGGCCCTGATcggcagggggttgggggtggggggtatagctcagtggtagagtgaatgcctagcatgcacaaggtcctgagctcaatctccagtacccacattttaaaaaatggtcatcATCACTGCTGTTAATGGGCACCTACTTGATGCCAAGCATGGTACTAGatttttttagaacatttttttcatttaatccatATGGGAACCCATTTGAGTCAGTAATGATAACAGCCACGTTTAATGAaagtttactatgtgccaggcattgggctAAATGCTTTGTGTTCGTTTTCTCATTTATTGAATCTTCTTAATAGTCCTATGAGGCAGAAGACACTGTTATTAACTGTTTTCATCTGAGAAACCTGAGGTTTAGTGCGTTGAAGTGGCATGCCCAAGGTACATGGCTAATCAGTGATCCAGGTCTGTCAGTTTCCAAAGCCCTGCTTTTAACCATCATGCTGCATCTCAAGTATTATGAGGTATTgttccctttttacagatgataaatctgaggctcagagaggttaggtcacTTTGCCTAACGTCACCAAACTAGTAAATAATATGATTTAAATTCTGGTAAGCCTAACTCCAAAGCCGGGGCTCTTAAGCCATCTGCTCTGTTGCCTTTTTCGACTAGAGAGATAGCCTCTGCTTGCTCTGCCATTCTCCACTTCACCTAAACCACTGAGCCCTGCTTCTCTCTGTACTGGGGTGTCTAGACAGGTGGATGAGCTGCAGCAACCGCCAGAGCTGAAGTTGGAGCCAGAACTGGAGTCATTGGAGTTGGATCTGGGGCTGGCACCAGGGACAGAGTCAGGGCTGGGCCTGGACTTGGAGCCGCTGCTGGAGACAGGGCTGGATCTGGGGCCAGCCCTGGAGTCCCCTCTGGAGCCCGTGTTGGAGCCCACACTAAATGAGGTGTCCCAGAGCGtcccagagccaagcccaggACCCAGACTGAAAGAGGAGCCTCTTCTAGCGCATATTTCACAGCCAGTGCCAGAGCCGGATTTGCCCCATGATCTGAGACACTTGAACACTGAGGAAATGGAAAGTAAgtgatgagggggagggtatagctcaggggtagagtgcatgcttagatgcttagcatgcatgaggttctggattcaatccccagtacctccattaaatatagacaaacaaaaaaacaaacctaattactccccccaccaccaaaaaaccccagaaattaAGTGATGAGATGCGGCTAGGGAAGAGGGGACACATTCCCtttcccatctcccctccctcacccattACAGAAAAAGGCTGTGCTCTAAGCTCCTCATTGGAGAAAGGCTTATTTCCCTGGGGTTGCTTTTATTAGGAAATGTACATGCCTTCCCTTGCCCCACCTGAGTGCCCTCTCAGGCCAGGCCTCTgctgccttccccccaccccccttttttccTGCTGGTTTGGGAACTCCTTGCCTAAGATCAGGGCCTTACTTTTTCTCTGGACTATCTAGTCTTCAGGAACAGTATGAAGATTGATGAAATCATGCCAAATGGTGACCCACTGTTGGCGAGCCAGAACAACATGGACGAAGCTTCCATCTTCCAATCCAGCCATTTCTACACGGATGGGCCCCTGATTCCTTCTGACTACTAGGAACTACGTTTCTTCTGTTATCTCCTTATGTTTTGCCTATCCTACCCCTCACATCATGAGGATGTGAAATCAGGCATGTGCCCCTTCAAAGCTGGATTAACCCTGGGATTTGGAATGAGAGGTGGACGCATAATATGGGTAAGGAAGAGTCACCAATGAATCAGAACAGATGTTGGCCATAGTTCCAACAAGGAtcctggaggctgcctgctgTGCTGGGAGGTATAGGGATTCGGGGGCAGGCCAGGACAGTTCAGAGGTACTTGGAGGGCTCAGGGCAGTGGCTTTTTAGTATGGAAGGATTTCAACATTTTTGTAGCTGATAAGGCTAACCTGGTGCACACTTCGTCTTCCTGGGATGCCCTTTCTGCTCAGAACTTCTGATCCTGTAGTGATTGGGACTACTGTCTTTGGTGAAATATATACTCTTGGCTAAGAAAGCAGGGAAGGAAACCCTGGGTCAAGGAGCAAGAGGGCCACACTTCGGAGCCCTGCTTCCTAATCACAACCTTCTGTGATCTCATTCAACTTGCTTAGCCATATAGGGATTAAGGCCAAAAAGATCCCATTTACTCTATATCCCAGGGAGTCATGAGGAAAGATCCCTCTCCACCATAGCCCTGCAGAGTAGAAGGCTATATTTTGTAGTGCTTTGGccctgtttttccattttttctttttcccaacaaGCCTAGAAAGTAGACTCAGATATCCACATAAATAAGTCTTTATTGAAAAAAGTACATAattcattataaatataataaataatcctcctccccaaaccactacGAGGATCaataatccccaaatttcccttcCCATGTAATAAATATTCAACCTTGTCCTAAGGCAGCATCGTAAGTCAGTCAGTATTGGTAATTTTTCAACAGAGCAAGTCCCCATAAAATTACTAAACTGATTAACTTGTGGGCTCACAGGTGTCTAGGCTGATAGATTCGTTGTAGCATTGCTGAGCCATGGAGGTCTGGGTGCCACCCTTAAGCTGTTGGATTTAGGGGCTCAGGGTTGCTGCTCCATGGGCAAAGACCCGGGCAGCTACAGCCACAAAGGCCTGGAGGCTGCGAAGGATCTTGAGGCGGAGAAGAAGACGCTGCCACGGCTGGCTGGGACTAGGGCTTGGAGTCTGCTCAGTCTCCCAGTGGTGACCCTCAGGCTGAAAGGACACAGGACACAATCAGAGAGGATTCTAGATCCTTCAACCCCCAGGCCCTGACACCTgcaagccctccccaccccagatccCTAGCTCATACCTGCAAGAGTTGCCTGAGGCCCAGCAAAGAGGCATGAAGCTGGCCCACAGGGCCATGGGGGAACAGAGAAGCCTCCCCGGTGAAAATGTCTGAGCCCAGCAGCTTCTCGTAAAAGACCAGGCCTTGGTGGATCCTTTgcaagcaggactgggcagaaaAGAAAGCCATGAAAAACACCAGATACCTTCTAATCACTCTATTTACCGAAGACCCATCTGATGTTTGCCATTCTTAGGCATGGCTGACACCTGAATATTTGCGTCCTCACAGAATTCATATGACCCCCAGCATGATGGCATTAGGAGTTTggacctttgggagataattaggtcatgagaatggagccctcatgaattgGATTATTGCTCTTATACAAGAGACCCACAGAACTCCCTAATCCCTTCCACAACGTGAGGTTACATgaagtctgcaacctggaagagggctctcactCAGCCATGCAggtaccctgatctcagactttcagtctctagaactgtgagaaataaatgtctcttgtttATAAATTACCCTGTCTGTGGTTGGTGGTTATGGAAGGCTGAATGGACAAGGACAAATACAACTTTTACAAATTCACCATGGTGTCCAGTTCTGTCCCCAGTCCCCTCTTCCTTGTGGCTCAGCCTCATCTTAGTACCTGACTGTTGTCCCTGAGTCCTTGGGGATCACAGCCATCCCCACACTGGATATGGGGGACACCATTTGTAGTTTcatcttctccctcttctcttggtAGATCCTGGAATGGAGGAGGGGgtagaagaatgaagaaataattaCTTTCAAACCCCACCTGGATTCTCAGGCCCTGACTCCCCCTGGAACCCAACCCCCTTGTCCTCTTTTACCCCTTCAACCCTCCAGCTTCCACCCCAGGCCACAGAGTCTTCCACTGCAGCCTTGGAGAGTTTGGATGGGCTCCTGTTTGGTCCCAGAGGCTGCCACTCACCACATGTCCCATTGGCAGATGTGCACTCCAGGCCAGCGTGCAGAGCTGCTGTGAGAGCTGCTGGCCCTGAACCCAGGCAGGGCTGTTGCCCTCCGGCACAGCCCGGCCCTGAGTGGTCCAGggcagcaccagcagcagcagcatcacagCTCTGCTTCCCAACATCTTGTTGCCTGCTTCTCAAATCTGGCTGGCTCCGTGCCTTGCAGTCCCTGTGGAATCTCTATTCACTTCCCCTTGCTCTGAGCCTGATTCTCTCTGTTCTGGTGTGTCTCTGGTTTGGTTCCCTCTGTTGTGCACCAAGTTTCTGAGCTGCTTCCTGTAGATTTTCTCCCCTTGTCTGAGTCTCTTTTTAAGATCCCTGCATTGGAAGACCCGCCCTTTATACTAGCAGGTGACTCACAGCAGGTGGGATTCCCCTCCCTGCATCATCCCCCTCCGTGGGGAGCCCAGGTATGCAGCCTCAGTCCCAGGGGAAATGAGTCGTGTGGTTGCTGTGGCTGGAGGCCTGGGATGAGACTTATGTGTAATGCTCTCCAGGAATCTAAGTggctgcggggtgggggggggggtggagtaGGAGTAACGAATATTTAAATGAATCAAGTCTCAAGTTCCTTCCTGTTTAACCTTTCCCTCATCTTTTTGCCTCTCAAAGCTATATTCTCCCTCCCTTCAAACCAACTCTGatttcctcacctcctcctgcctGAGTTAAAAACCAAAAGAGAAGCATTCATTTATCTCGCAATAGAATGGCAAGTTCAGTTTGGAATGAAGTTTGGTTCCCACCTGATGCCCTCAACCTAAGAAAAAAGgggcttctttttctctgttggGAGCGTTGTTTTTTCCACTAGGAGAGAATGGATAAGAAAACACTTTGTGAACTGGGAAGCCACATAAGTTCAGCATAAGGTATTATTGCTCCCTCACTTCAGGTCTCACTCTGGAGGCTAGAGGGCTGCTGGAGAGAGAGCTGTGGCTAAGAACCAACTGATTCTTCAGCCTTCGTGGCTCAAGTGTCATGGGCTCTGTGGGATTCAGGTgattttgtgggggtggggaacaccAGTGTAAGCAAAGGCTAGAAATCCAACTTAGATACTTCAGCACCCAGTCCCTTCCCCATGGCTAGGAAGTCTGGGAGTTCTGCGTAGTTGAAGGTGCACAGTGTCAATGACCCTGGCTGGTCCTTTAGCCTGTTGCATCCATGGGTAAAATCCGCTGACACTGATTTCATCACCATCCCTGATGCAACATTCAGTGAAACAGCTGAGAGTGTGAGGTCGGGTGTGGGAGTGGAGGGTGGTCTAAATCTGGGACTGCCCCAACCCCAGTGGAGGGTCCCAGGACAATTTGGACGTCAGAATGAGGCCATGGATGACCACACAGATGGCTCCCAAAGCCTTCCCAAGAGGTTGACCctttttctctgagaaatttACCCTTGATAGAAGTCTTCCTTCCCTTAGGACTATGTAAAACTGCCCAATGAAACTTCTGATTCAAATATGACTCTGTGGTAAATCCACTCTTTGGATAAACATTTCCAGCATCAGAGAGGTTATCTCAGTTTGAGTGAGAAATGGTTTGCCTCTTCTTACATCGGTGGATACACGCAGAATAAAGACATTggaggtggggtgtgggagggggaaggggagatcACCTCACTTTTGTATAATGTCTTCCATGCTTTTACCACCTCTGGTTCTCATTCTGGGAGCCCTTTAGGATAGGAGATGGAAggtgaaaaggaggaggaggaagtggagccCTGGGGGATGGGATGAGAGGGACAAGGGTGAGTTGGAGGCACGGGGCTTTGTTTCACTTCCTGGTGCTTAGGGAGCTGGGTAGGAAGCAAGAGTGGTGGGGCGACTGTGGGACTGTTGTGTGACAGGAACTACTTCCAGGACTAGATCTGACCTGAAGCTGCAAGGAGACCTTGACGTCAGCAGGACCTCAACCGTTATGCAAATTACATTGACAAGACACTCCCATGCAGGCCTTTCCAGCTGGATGTCCAGATGCTAAATCCAGCTGAAGTTTCCCCAGGTGGTTAAAATTATGGCTTATACCCAACTCTCACTTTATGCCAAGTACTTGATTTAAGCACTTTTCACGtattaacccatttaattttcacaaccacCCAGTGAgataggtaccattattatccccgtattacagatgaggaaactgagatgcagagataagtaacttgctcaagatcacagagctactAAGTGGCCAAAATTATACTGCAGATTTCAGAACCTGCATTCTTGGTCATTCCATTATATTGGACTATGTGAGGCGACACAGCATCTTAATAAAGCAGCTCATTTAGCCCAGGTATCCTTGGTATCTCAGGCTCTGTTATTCTCAGGGTGACGTCTTTCTTAATTTGAGACTTCAATATGGACATTTCTAAAGATGAACTGGCTCTGTCTCTCAGCACTGGTCTTTTTGGGAGACTTTAAATCTAGGGACCTGTGAAGTCAGCTGAGTTTGAGAGACCTTCTGAGTTAAGCTGTTTCTCCATCTATGATCTCTGAATAAGCCTAAGACCTGTCTGAGTCCTGGAAATTTAAATTATTGGATTCTTTTATGAAGGTCTATTTACCAGTCTTTATTGAGAGAGAAATGCTTTAAACTGTATCCTCTATAAGGAATTCCTTTCACCAAAAAGGCCCTCTCTGTGGCCTTTAGAAACTGAGCTAAAAAGCCCCAGAGACATCTAACAACCTGGATCTATTCCAAAGCAGTTCAAGCTCAGAGCTAGACTCCAAGAATTCCTCAGAGTTAGTGTTGACGCTAAACTTGTAAGAGCTGGAGGAATGCAAGTATCTCAATTTGCCCTTCTCCGCCCCTCTGAGGAATAACGTCCAGCTCCACGAGCTAGGGGAACTTGATAGCTGAGGATTCCCGTTCCCTGAAAATATTACCGGGGCCTCTA
This sequence is a window from Camelus ferus isolate YT-003-E chromosome 12, BCGSAC_Cfer_1.0, whole genome shotgun sequence. Protein-coding genes within it:
- the IL23A gene encoding interleukin-23 subunit alpha is translated as MLGSRAVMLLLLVLPWTTQGRAVPEGNSPAWVQGQQLSQQLCTLAWSAHLPMGHVDLPREEGEDETTNGVPHIQCGDGCDPQGLRDNSQSCLQRIHQGLVFYEKLLGSDIFTGEASLFPHGPVGQLHASLLGLRQLLQPEGHHWETEQTPSPSPSQPWQRLLLRLKILRSLQAFVAVAARVFAHGAATLSP